One genomic region from Candidatus Margulisiibacteriota bacterium encodes:
- a CDS encoding SET domain-containing protein-lysine N-methyltransferase: MLKLKTISLQKSFNIRDYSVFCRFIDPQERIHVYSGKRINALTPLVFLSEYNVAWTNKPLVHPDITVNLLDQERQLYKTIPKKRFNPFSPYSYKKAWLLNKCKCALDNGFNVPLYIKHINNEIGFGLFARDQAIPPLTPFIEYTGIIIPSNQNPESAYLHNRTPFRDIPAESVKTLFRTDVDAEPAGNYARYANHSYRPNASRILFFHEKSGMWRIVCISNRRINQNSQILFNYGSRYWEKRDVPVVL; the protein is encoded by the coding sequence TTGCTAAAACTTAAAACTATTTCTCTTCAAAAATCGTTCAATATCCGGGATTACTCCGTGTTTTGCAGATTCATTGATCCGCAGGAAAGAATTCATGTTTATTCCGGAAAAAGAATAAACGCTCTTACTCCTCTAGTATTTCTTTCCGAATATAATGTCGCCTGGACCAATAAACCGCTTGTTCACCCGGACATCACTGTCAACCTGCTTGATCAGGAACGACAACTGTATAAAACCATACCTAAAAAAAGATTTAACCCCTTTAGCCCCTATAGTTATAAAAAAGCATGGTTGTTAAACAAATGTAAGTGCGCCCTGGATAACGGGTTTAATGTTCCTTTATATATCAAACACATAAATAATGAAATCGGATTCGGACTTTTTGCCAGAGACCAAGCAATACCGCCGTTAACCCCCTTTATTGAATATACCGGCATCATTATCCCATCAAATCAAAACCCTGAAAGTGCCTATCTCCATAACAGGACGCCTTTTAGGGATATACCCGCAGAATCTGTTAAAACCCTTTTTCGCACTGATGTGGACGCCGAGCCGGCCGGCAACTACGCCCGTTACGCAAATCACTCCTATAGGCCAAATGCCTCGCGAATACTTTTTTTTCATGAAAAATCAGGCATGTGGAGAATTGTGTGCATAAGTAACCGCAGAATAAACCAAAATTCTCAAATACTTTTTAACTATGGAAGCAGATACTGGGAAAAAAGGGATGTGCCTGTTGTTCTGTAG
- a CDS encoding TerB family tellurite resistance protein, whose translation MPGNIMRYQSYNNRGNYFWLIMMLILIFGGARFFMLFLGIVFLLFPLLIFIFVLFTLFNIINKNSHIYTYTSTQTPEHNKFVELLARISAHLMNADGKVEPIEIQTFKNFFVTRLGFSNNALLLVEDLLKKELKKEHNLNELADEINHQFNYDLKCVMLDLLYQIAYCDFELHDTEEKMLHEIASLLQISYEDVNFIIRRYQRASSGVASSEEEDRYFRILGLQRGATQEEIRDTYRILVKKFHPDVVSHLGEEFKKANETKLKEITEAYQKLKK comes from the coding sequence ATGCCGGGAAATATTATGCGCTATCAATCATACAATAATCGGGGAAATTACTTCTGGCTGATAATGATGCTTATCCTTATTTTCGGGGGAGCCAGGTTCTTCATGTTATTCTTGGGGATTGTTTTCCTTCTTTTTCCTTTGCTGATATTTATTTTTGTACTTTTTACCCTTTTTAATATTATTAATAAAAACAGTCATATATATACCTATACCAGCACACAAACTCCCGAGCATAATAAATTTGTGGAGCTTCTGGCCAGGATATCCGCGCATCTGATGAACGCAGACGGCAAGGTTGAGCCCATAGAAATTCAAACATTCAAAAATTTTTTTGTAACCAGACTGGGTTTTTCCAATAACGCACTGCTGCTTGTAGAAGATTTGCTGAAAAAAGAGTTGAAAAAAGAACACAATCTGAACGAGCTGGCAGATGAGATTAATCACCAGTTTAATTATGACTTGAAATGTGTAATGCTGGATTTGCTGTACCAAATAGCCTATTGCGATTTTGAACTTCACGACACAGAAGAAAAAATGCTGCACGAGATAGCCAGTCTTCTGCAAATCAGTTATGAAGACGTAAACTTTATAATCAGACGTTATCAAAGAGCATCATCAGGCGTAGCAAGTTCAGAGGAAGAAGATAGATATTTCAGGATATTGGGATTGCAGCGCGGGGCTACGCAGGAGGAAATACGTGACACATACAGAATCCTGGTAAAGAAATTTCATCCGGACGTTGTAAGTCATTTGGGAGAGGAGTTTAAAAAAGCCAATGAAACCAAGCTTAAAGAAATCACCGAGGCGTATCAGAAATTAAAAAAATGA
- a CDS encoding peptidylprolyl isomerase has translation MKKVWLVLVVVLSFFLFMGLKLNLAGSDKVILKVGDTKLTQDEINEKLNTMPPQYKEYYSSPEGKKLLIDNLKKEMLVYEMAKKDNYSNNKDVLDQMEKVKRQVIVAIYLRDKIDKKSEVTEADVKKYFKDHKDEFKSKDQVKAKHILVKTEEEAKGLIAKLNKGEDFGKLATEYSLDPSGKTNQGDLGWFSKGQMVKPFETAAFALEKGAYTKEPVQTQYGWHIILVEDKKPAQDLVYDDVKEDVKVFLTQKKQKEMLDELVMNAEKKIKVEDHSEQLLLKVEPPKETTKK, from the coding sequence ATGAAAAAAGTATGGTTAGTTTTAGTTGTAGTGCTGTCGTTTTTCCTTTTTATGGGATTGAAGCTTAATCTGGCAGGCAGCGATAAAGTTATCCTTAAGGTTGGCGATACAAAGCTTACGCAGGATGAGATTAATGAGAAGCTGAACACTATGCCTCCTCAATATAAGGAGTATTATAGTAGTCCCGAAGGGAAAAAGCTGCTTATTGATAACCTGAAAAAAGAAATGCTGGTTTATGAAATGGCCAAGAAAGATAATTATTCCAACAACAAAGATGTGCTGGATCAGATGGAAAAAGTGAAAAGACAGGTAATAGTTGCTATTTATTTAAGAGATAAAATAGATAAAAAAAGTGAAGTTACCGAAGCTGATGTTAAGAAGTATTTCAAAGACCATAAAGATGAATTCAAAAGCAAGGACCAGGTTAAGGCCAAACATATTTTGGTGAAAACCGAAGAAGAGGCCAAAGGTCTTATCGCCAAATTAAATAAAGGCGAAGATTTCGGTAAACTGGCTACCGAGTATTCTCTTGACCCGTCCGGAAAAACCAATCAGGGTGACTTGGGCTGGTTTTCCAAGGGACAAATGGTAAAGCCATTTGAAACAGCCGCTTTCGCTCTGGAAAAAGGCGCTTATACAAAAGAACCCGTTCAAACCCAGTACGGCTGGCATATCATTCTGGTCGAAGACAAGAAGCCGGCCCAGGACCTGGTTTATGATGACGTCAAGGAAGATGTTAAAGTTTTTCTAACTCAGAAGAAACAAAAGGAAATGCTGGACGAACTGGTCATGAACGCCGAAAAGAAAATCAAAGTTGAAGATCATTCTGAACAATTACTGTTAAAAGTAGAACCACCAAAAGAAACTACAAAGAAGTAA